The following proteins are encoded in a genomic region of Arachis ipaensis cultivar K30076 chromosome B02, Araip1.1, whole genome shotgun sequence:
- the LOC110269181 gene encoding dehydrodolichyl diphosphate synthase 6-like, whose amino-acid sequence MDFFMVNPRHFKISDIALINDGCEQTNGVFEKLIYLIKKCVLHALSIGPIPIHVAFIMDGNRRYAKKNNLVEGSGYKAGFFSLVSMLNLCYELGVRYVTIFAFSIDNFKRCPEETRFLMDLMKEKIESLIMDENNESINIANRFGMRVHFVGDLKLLDKPLRLAAKRIMEATVNNSRVVLSICVAYNSTLEILHSLEECCEEKCDEIRVLDESGSGYGLIKIRRDYLKEYDDSMCLINLEDVERNMYMAIAPCPNILIRTSGENRLSNFLLWQSTFCYLYSPFVLWPDFGFWHFVWAILNYQRSCFYLDKKSKQL is encoded by the coding sequence ATGGATTTTTTCATGGTGAATCCACGGCATTTCAAGATTTCTGATATAGCATTGATCAATGATGGGTGTGAACAAACTAATGGGGTCTTTgagaaattaatttatttgataaaaaaatGTGTTCTTCATGCTCTATCTATTGGTCCAATCCCAATCCATGTTGCATTCATCATGGATGGGAATCGTAGGTATGCTAAAAAGAACAACTTGGTTGAAGGCTCAGGTTACAAAGCTGGGTTCTTTTCTCTCGTTTCAATGCTCAATCTTTGTTATGAGTTAGGTGTAAGATATGTAACAATCTTTGCATTCAGCATTGATAATTTCAAGAGGTGTCCTGAGGAAACAAGGTTCCTAATGGACCTTATGAAGGAGAAGATTGAATCGTTGATCATGGACGAAAACAACGAAAGTATCAACATCGCGAATCGGTTCGGCATGAGAGTTCATTTTGTAGGAGATCTAAAACTTCTTGATAAGCCTCTAAGGTTGGCAGCAAAAAGGATCATGGAAGCAACTGTTAATAACTCTAGAGTTGTGCTTTCCATTTGTGTTGCATATAATTCCACCCTAGAGATTTTGCATTCCCTAGAGGAATGTTGTGAAGAAAAATGTGATGAGATTAGGGTTTTGGATGAAAGTGGTTCAGGGTATGGATTAATTAAGATTAGGAGGGATTATTTGAAGGAATATGATGATTCAATGTGTTTGATAAATTTGGAAGATGTTGAGAGGAACATGTATATGGCAATTGCACCATGCCCTAATATCTTGATTAGGACTTCAGGGGAGAATAGATTAAGCAATTTTCTTTTGTGGCAAAGCACATTTTGTTACTTGTATTCACCATTTGTTCTTTGGCCAGATTTCGGATTTTGGCATTTTGTTTGGGCTATTTTGAACTACCAAAGGAGTTGCTTTTATTtggacaagaaaagtaaacaatTATAG